Below is a genomic region from Kryptolebias marmoratus isolate JLee-2015 linkage group LG12, ASM164957v2, whole genome shotgun sequence.
tcttcttctgtctgttaCTCAAACTTGATCCCGCCCCCACTGCGTTATGATTGGCTGATTCTCTCTGTGGTCCATCAGACTGTCTGAGTCACACCGGCAGCCATATTTGGTCGttcctgacaggaagtgagttGGCATATTAAAGCTCATCTGAGCCGTTGAGGTCactcaaagagctacctacaacaggtaagatactatcTGTTAACAGCATTTCATTGGCTGTCTGACCTGAAGAGGGGGGCGTTGCCTTTGTTGTTAGCCAATGAGAAGAAGCCGCTGTGTGGCGAGAAGTCGAGGCAGCTGACTCGATAAGCGACCTTCCTCTTAGCGACGGGGAAGTTGGAGAACACGGTGAGGCTCGGCACGTGGACCTGAGGACACAGgttagaggtcagaggtcactgccaccatcatcatcatcatcacgctcagcagcagctcaccAGCCGAACGGCCTCATCTTCGACCCGTGAGGCGATGGCGAGGATCTCTGAGGAGGGGTTAAAAGTCAGCGACGTGGCCGAAGTCAGCAGGTTCATCACCGCCTTCAGAGGCTTCGGATTGGTCGAGTTAAGACACGCCTCCTGGAAGTAGATGTTGACCACGCCCGACTGAGAGCTGAAAcgaaggtcatgtgacacaaagttttaaacagctgaaatcgCCGCGACGACAGATAACACATAAAATGACCTGTTTCCAAGGactctcagccaatcagagggcaGGTCAGTAAAGGGGCGTGGCTTACCCACAGGCCAGGTAACGTCCATTTGGTGACGTGGCGATGGACGTCCCCTTCACGCAGCCGTCATCTGAGAACCTGCTGACGCACCGGCTGCTGCGCACGTCCCACACGTATACCTCGCCGTCCtctgcacgcacacacacacacacacacacacatacatcacATGACAGGAAGTGGAGATGACATCACACATTTCAAAGAAGTCCCAGACTCACCTGAGTTTACAAAAACTCTGCTGCCGTCATGAGAAAAAGCAACGCCGCTGACGTCACCGTTGATCTTCATGCTGCGAACGACCTCGTTAGtctgcgcgcgcacacacacacaattacatgatcgcccgcccgTCCAGGGGTTAGAAGGTTACAGGTGAAGGTGACAGACAGCAGAACACGGGTCACCTTCAGCGTGAGGAGGTGCAGGTACCCGTTGGTTCCGCTCAGCAGCAGAGCGTCCCCTTCAGGACAAACGCAGAACTCCTTCACTCTGCTTTCATTCAGACCTGAACACATCAtcacaggcttttattttgaaaatcagaCAGATGCTACAGATGTTCGGAGGCTGTTTGGGGTGAAACGGACCTCTGACGGTGTGGACCGGCGCCACTCGGCCCTCCATCATGTCATACAGGTAGAACATCTTGTTCCTCAGGCTGGTGGCGATCACCGTCTCTCCGTCCCGGCTGAACCGGGCCTTGTGGACCGGGAACCGCTCCAGGTGGATGCTCTGAATCTTTGGGTTCGTCTTTCCGTCGACCTGAAGAAGAATCAGGTTAAAGTCACGTGATCCCACCTTCAGGCGTCTGCCGCTGGAGGCCGGGCCGGCGGTACCTGGAACAGGGAGATGGACTGGTCCAGTCCGGCCGTCATGACCACCTGAGCGGAGGGGTGGAACTGCACGGTGGACAGCCGGTCCTCCGAGGGACGGGCGCTGTTGGCAGGAAGACACTTCTTCATCTGAGGACGCAGAGACAGAACCAAACACGTGAGGCACCGTTACCGCGGCAACGGAGGAAATGACACCCGTTACCGTGGTGACGGAGGAAATGACACCCGTTACCGTGGTGACGGAGGCCACGGTAACAAAGCAGGTAAGACTCTAAACTTCTGCAGcattgctttatttgttttttatgttgttattgtttgtttttgttgttgttgtttgtttttgtttgttaactgAATCAAACAGTCTTCCTCCCAgcgatgaagatgaagatgaaacgTGTGGGCTCACTGACCCTCAGGACACCGCCGGGCAGCGTTTCTGAAGACGCCACAAAGTTCCCCGTCCTTCTCAGCAggtcatcttcctcctcttcatcgtcatcatcttcctcttcatcagctgctgaagaacaaaaacaaacagaaactcacGTCTGAGTTTGGACTAGGAACTGAGTAAAACGTTACAGGTGTTCTGATTCcacctttcttcttcttcttcttcttcttctggtcacTAGGCTCCGCCCAGGATGGAGCCCCTCCCATCGACTTCTGGAACCTGAAACACACGgatcaggtgtgtgtgagggaacCGAGTGTACAGGTGTGAGATGTTCCTCCTCAGCTCAGGTGagtcctgcaggaccaggattggacgctGGCGTGTACAGGTGTGTTGACTCACTGCTCTCTCATCCTCTGCTGGAGCTTCTGTTTGGTCATGGACGCCTCGGCTTCTCCTTTGATCAGGTTCCTACGGTAACGATGCGTCATGTCCAccctgacacaaacacacacaggtaaatcACCACACCTGAGACCtttacagatgtttctgtcTTGGGGACTAAACTAACTCTTCCTCCAGCTCATCGTCCTCGTCCACCCAGGCAGCCTTGCTGGTCTGCAGCTCCTGATGATGAggagcctcctcttcctcctcagactGCTCCAACTCTTCGTCATCCAGCAGCAGGCCTCCTGTCTGctcatcttcctcctgctccACCACAGGGATCACCACAGAGCTCAAAAACACTCATCTGGCTTCAAAACCCGTTAAACACACCTACTTTTGAAGATGATTTTTTATTACTTCGTtaagaattaaataaatctttccAACAATGAAAGcgtttaaagtgtttaaaataaagccgAATTTTCTGTAAGTAACTGTAATCTGTGGAACCATCTGACTTGTTGTAAATCGCGGGGTTTTGAAGCTGGGAGCAGTTAAACGTTGAATTGTCTGTTTTTCGAACGGAGTCTGGCGGGAACATCACCTCCTCCACGAGCCTCTCCAGCAGCTCGTCCTCCGCCCCGAACACCAGCGACTCCAGCCGCTTCACGGACCCGTCCTCCTCTCCCAGAACCGCCAGCTTCTTCACGTTCTGCTGCCGAAGCTGCTCCTCTTTCTCCGGGTCGGACTTCGCCGGTCGGGTTCTTTTCTTGGCCCGGTTCTTGTCCTCGGAACCCGGTAGTTTGATGACGTCCGCCATGTTGTTTTCCTTAAAGAAACCCGGGAGTTTAAGTTATcacctttctgttttattaacttCTGTCTACATGAAGCAGGTAAACTTTAACATGTGGTGGcgttgttttcctgctgcagagtCACGTGTTTCCGGGAAGCCCCGGCCTCTGAATGAGGAGTAATAAAACAGTCTGCCCCCTGGCGTccaacaacaaaactgcagctttctgctttacaaacataaaaactcaggaaatatatttaatgttttaatgttttacttcagCTGTGTCCTTAACTTCATCAGCTATGTTcctatttgttatttatttaaatgtttaaacagttttcagCTGATGCAGGTGAGTTAACACAACAccaagacagaaaaacatcagcaataaCCTgtgaagggtcaaaggtcatttccagaTTAGTTTACAGCTCTTAAATGTTTGTTAActtcattatcacccaccaccaaagggagataatgtttttgtcattagtCTGTAGTGCTAGCAAAATATAGTTTTAGTATCACAATTGACTAACTAAAATGACAAcctgtcagtttaacagatgagctaaaacctggtgggttagtagctgagagtaaaaCAACTGGAActcatttctcagtttaaaactctggcatcaggcgggcgatatgcattcctcctccTTACTCCTGACTGAGAGGGTTCCCAGAGAAACTCGCTGATAAGGATGAGAGGAAACAGACGTCAGTAACAGGAGtttatttcagacagctgcaggttaGAGAAGCAGAAACCGGTCGGAGCATGCTGGGAAACCGGGCCCATTGGGCCCGGTGCAGCTGCAGGACCTTCAGAACTACAGATATCGTCTCTACAGTCggtcctgcagcagagagatCAAATGTTTCAGAGTGTGACGGGTTCTGACGGGTTCTGACGAGCTCCAGCCAGCAGTAAGGCAGACAGACGAGGCCCGGAGGAGCGGGTCCAAACGAGTTCCTCCTCAGATGAAGCCTCTGAAGCAGGAAATAAGCCTGAACAGGTTCTGATCCAAACCTTAAAGGAACAGAAGGACGTCTCGCATGCAGAGAGAAGCAGGTCTTTACAGCAAgaggagaaacatctggaataaacaaaaataaaaaactaaaagtgcaaGAATGTGAGGAAAATACACATTCTTGATgttataaaaaactaaacaggttCACAGTTTGAGTCCTTCACACGTGGATTTCACCAAATTAGTTTGACtcttttaaacattaataaatgtttattggTTCAGTCTGATGTTACTGATGTTTTAGTCAGTAAAaataacctttgacctttgtct
It encodes:
- the utp18 gene encoding U3 small nucleolar RNA-associated protein 18 homolog isoform X1; the encoded protein is MADVIKLPGSEDKNRAKKRTRPAKSDPEKEEQLRQQNVKKLAVLGEEDGSVKRLESLVFGAEDELLERLVEEEEDEQTGGLLLDDEELEQSEEEEEAPHHQELQTSKAAWVDEDDELEEEVDMTHRYRRNLIKGEAEASMTKQKLQQRMREQFQKSMGGAPSWAEPSDQKKKKKKKKAADEEEDDDDEEEEDDLLRRTGNFVASSETLPGGVLRMKKCLPANSARPSEDRLSTVQFHPSAQVVMTAGLDQSISLFQVDGKTNPKIQSIHLERFPVHKARFSRDGETVIATSLRNKMFYLYDMMEGRVAPVHTVRGLNESRVKEFCVCPEGDALLLSGTNGYLHLLTLKTNEVVRSMKINGDVSGVAFSHDGSRVFVNSEDGEVYVWDVRSSRCVSRFSDDGCVKGTSIATSPNGRYLACGSQSGVVNIYFQEACLNSTNPKPLKAVMNLLTSATSLTFNPSSEILAIASRVEDEAVRLVHVPSLTVFSNFPVAKRKVAYRVSCLDFSPHSGFFSLANNKGNAPLFRLLHYKDF
- the utp18 gene encoding U3 small nucleolar RNA-associated protein 18 homolog isoform X2 is translated as MADVIKLPGSEDKNRAKKRTRPAKSDPEKEEQLRQQNVKKLAVLGEEDGSVKRLESLVFGAEDELLERLVEEEEDEQTGGLLLDDEELEQSEEEEEAPHHQELQTSKAAWVDEDDELEEEVDMTHRYRRNLIKGEAEASMTKQKLQQRMREQFQKSMGGAPSWAEPSDQKKKKKKKKADEEEDDDDEEEEDDLLRRTGNFVASSETLPGGVLRMKKCLPANSARPSEDRLSTVQFHPSAQVVMTAGLDQSISLFQVDGKTNPKIQSIHLERFPVHKARFSRDGETVIATSLRNKMFYLYDMMEGRVAPVHTVRGLNESRVKEFCVCPEGDALLLSGTNGYLHLLTLKTNEVVRSMKINGDVSGVAFSHDGSRVFVNSEDGEVYVWDVRSSRCVSRFSDDGCVKGTSIATSPNGRYLACGSQSGVVNIYFQEACLNSTNPKPLKAVMNLLTSATSLTFNPSSEILAIASRVEDEAVRLVHVPSLTVFSNFPVAKRKVAYRVSCLDFSPHSGFFSLANNKGNAPLFRLLHYKDF